In Oncorhynchus keta strain PuntledgeMale-10-30-2019 unplaced genomic scaffold, Oket_V2 Un_contig_24678_pilon_pilon, whole genome shotgun sequence, one DNA window encodes the following:
- the ercc5 gene encoding DNA excision repair protein ERCC-5 homolog produces the protein MGVHGLWKLLETTGKPINPETLEGKILAVDISIWLNQAVKGVRDREGNSVQNAHLLTLFHRLCKLLYFRIRPVFVFDGDAPLIKKQTLTIRRQRKEEKTMESKQTNDKLLKTFLKRQAIKAALGERSQDHLPSLSAVRREEDMFMLPALPAQEEERERSSSEEEEEQEEEDSHHIYQGDFYEDSNSVDINSEEFSAMPPEVKHEILKDMKEFSKRRRTMYHTPPERSGDFSQYQLAGLLQRNKLNVRLEGVEREMSNRSAGNAPGVELCNQGEGHSVETRRLLSEDSTHYILIKGPKKTDNSERVPDIQPAASPWLGGPLSGRVRTGGGERPEPLWRPISEEESLEEGPSSSSKHPQDPNPRLGDTAPISPRTLKAIQAAMDSSFSDEEEKDSSWGRGGSRAEEEEGGGSVSPRTLLAIQRATGEELDVGPSPNATTIGSSPVKPHPPSPQRPANRLFVISSSEEETEGKDTPPRTTLTNEDRLGVEKGDEQQSPLPLRLPIPPADSVLLSMEEETVTRRSREEEILRRSREEENLRRNREEENLRRNREEEILRRNREELEQAMDNRNRAFRSAVGQGDSLGQALCLIPPSGLGLNREEGTGRSSPVTGPLPPSQEERNTREERNGQILKMEDGKEHSEQDSDSESFVDVSEGEELKEEETDDSLIEVGGGTPAKAQEDMAKKEEEALSSRAIPLEEREEEPQPPTEPSPAPPAPASVPLPNEWEDINVDELVALESSLGEQQSRLREQKQQQERIAATVTGQMCLESQELLRLFGVPFLVAPGEAEAQCAALDRTDQTHGTITDDSDVWLFGGRHVYKNFFSQNKYLEYYQYVDLQNQLGVDRTKLINLAYLLGSDYTEGVPGVGYVTGMEILNEFPGPGTEPVSMFSEWWSLAQQQQRLTSDPRDSKVKRKLRGLRLWPGFPNPAVATAYLQPSVDLSESSFSWGRPHLDLLKEFCESRFGWNSRKTEETLHPVIKQLNTQQTQLRIDSFFRLEQQERQAIKSQRLRRAVTCIKRKEREDGGREEEEEEGTGSPIQG, from the exons ATGGGGGTACACGGGCTGTGGAAGCTGCTTGAGACCACCGGGAAGCCCATCAACCCCGAGACGCTCGAGGGCAAGATCCTGGCTGTCG ACATCAGTATCTGGTTGAACCAGGCAGTGAAGGgtgtgagagacagggagggtaacaGTGTCCAGAACGCCCACCTCCTCACCCTGTTCCATCGTCTTTGTAAATTGCTCTATTTCCGCATCAGACCTGTCTTCGTGTTCGATGGAGACGCACCTCTGATCAAGAAACAGACCctg ACCATCAGAagacagagaaaggaggagaagactATGGAGTCCAAGCAGACCAATGACAAACTCCTCAAGACCTTCCTGAAGAGACAAGCCATCAAAGCTGctctgggagagaggag TCAGGATCATCTGCCCAGCCTGTCTgctgtgaggagagaggaggacatgttCATGCTGCCTGCCCTGCCAgcccaggaggaggagagagagaggagcagctcagaggaggaggaggagcaggaggaggaggacagccaTCACATCTACCAG ggggATTTCTATGAAGACTCTAACTCTGTGGACATCAACTCTGAGGAGTTTTCTGCCATGCCTCCTGAGGTGAAACATGAGATCCTTAAAGACATGAAGGAATTCAGCAAGAGACGACGCACCAT GTACCACACCCCCCCTGAG CGGTCAGGGGACTTCTCCCAGTACCAGCTAGCAGGGCTGCTGCAGAGGAACAAGCTGAACGTGcgtctggagggggtggagagagagatgtccaacCGTAGTGCTGGGAACGCCCCGGGGGTGGAGCTATGCAACCAGGGGGAGGGGCACAGCGTGGAGACACGACGCCTCCTCTCAGAAGACTCCACCCACTACATCCTCATCAAAG gtCCAAAGAAGACCGACAACAGTGAGAGGGTGCCAGACATCCAGCCTGCGGCCTCTCCCTGGTTGGGTGGTCCCCTATCAGGGAGGGTTAGgacggggggaggggagagacctgAGCCCCTTTGGAGACCCATCTCGGAGGAGGAGAGCCTGGAGGAGGGACCCTCATCATCGTCTAAACATCCCCAGGACCCGAACCCAAGGCTGGGGGATACAGCACCCATCTCCCCCCGGACACTGAAGGCCATCCAGGCTGCCATGGATAGCAGCTTCTCAGACGAGGAGGAGAAGGATAGCTcctggggtagaggagggagtagggctgaggaggaggaggggggtggcaGTGTGTCTCCTCGTACCCTCCTGGCCATTCAGCGAGCCACGGGAGAAGAGTTGGACGTAGGCCCGTCCCCAAACGCCACTACGATTGGCAGTTCTCCTGTTAAGCCCCACCCTCCCAGTCCCCAGCGTCCTGCCAACCGATTGTTCGTCATCAGCAGCTCAGAGGAGGAGACTGAAGGGAAGGACACGCCCCCGAGGACAACTCTGACCAATGAGGACAGGCTTGGGGTGGAGAAGGGGGATGAGCAACAGTCGCCTCTCCCCCTTCGCCTCCCCATTCCTCCTGCGGACAGTGTGCTCCTCAGCATGGAGGAGGAAACCGTCaccaggaggagcagggaggaggagattctgaggaggagcagggaggaggagaatctgaggaggaacagggaggaggagaatctgaggaggaacagagaggaggagattctgaggaggaacagagaggagttgGAGCAAGCCATGGACAACAGGAACAGAGCTTTCCGCTCTGCAGTGGGTCAGGGGGACAGTTTGGGTCAGGCTCTCTGTCTTATTCCCCCATCAGGCCTTGGTctaaacagagaggaggggactGGGAGGAGCAGCCCAGTGACTGGGCCTTTACCTCCATcgcaggaggagaggaacaccagggaggagaggaatggacagATTCTGAAGATGGAGGACGGCAAGGAGCACAGTGAGCAGGACAGTGATTCAGAGAGCTTCGTTGACGTGTCTGAGGGGGAGGAGCTAAAGGAGGAGGAGACGGATGATTCGCTGATAGAGGTTGGGGGCGGTACTCCAGCTAAGGCACAGGAAGACATGGCCAAGAAGGAGGAAGAGGCTTTAAGTAGCAGAGCTATCCCtttggaagagagggaggaggagcccCAGCCTCCCACAGAGCCCAGCCCAGCTCCTCCTGCCCCAGCGTCTGTTCCTCTACCCAACGAGTGGGAAGACATCAACGTG GATGAGCTGGTGGCGCTAGAGAGCAGTCTTGGAGAGCAGCAGTCCAGGCTGAGGGAACAGAAGCAGCAGCAGGAACGCATCGCTGCCACGGTTACCGGACAGATGTGTCTGGAGAGCCAG GAGCTGCTGAGGTTGTTTGGCGTACCCTTCCTGGTGGCTCCCGGTGAGGCCGAGGCCCAGTGTGCAGCCCTGGACCGGACCGACCAGACCCACGGAACAATCACCGATGACAGCGACGTCTGGCTGTTCGGAGGACGACACGTCTACAAGAACTTCTTCAGCCAGAACAAATACCTAGAATACTACCAGTACGTAGATCTACAGAACCAACTGG GCGTGGACCGTACCAAGCTGATTAACCTGGCCTACCTGCTGGGTAGTGACTATACGGAGGGAGTCCCGGGGGTGGGCTATGTGACGGGCATGGAGATACTCAACGAGTTCCCCGGACCTGGCACGGAACCAGTCAGCATGTTCAG TGAGTGGTGGTCCTTGGCCCAGCAGCAGCaacgtctgacctctgacccccgTGACTCCAAGGTCAAGAGGAAACTGAGAGGGCTTCGGCTGTGGCCGGGCTTCCCCAACCCTGCCGTGGCAACTGCCTACCTGCAGCCCAGCGTCGACCTATCAGAAAGCTCCTTTAGCTGGGGCCGCCCACACCTCGACCTCCTCAAGGA